Proteins from a single region of Syngnathus scovelli strain Florida chromosome 7, RoL_Ssco_1.2, whole genome shotgun sequence:
- the stim1a gene encoding stromal interaction molecule 1a isoform X2: MELNKMVTLWIFCFCLIGGIRSNRSSSPSAVDTTENGISDLCRIDEPLCRDENPILSFEAIRSIHKQMDDDKNGNVDVAETDGFLREDLNYHDPKAKHNSFHGDDQFISVEDLWNTWKGSEVYNWTVDEVAEWLISYVELPQYEEAFRKMSFNGSAMPRLAVKNSTLMHVILKILDRSHVQKLQLKSLDTVLFGAPLMKRHNHLKDFMLVVSIVIGMGGCWFAYIQNRYSKDHMKKMMKDLEGLQRAEQSLHDLQQKLQIAQEEHRSVEVEKVNLEQKLRDEISTAKQEAQRLRELREGTENELSRQKYAEEELEQVRMALKNAEKELESRSGWSPPEPLQKWLQLTHEVEVQYYNIKKQNAERQLLVAKEGAEKIKKKRNTLFGTFHVAHSSSLDDVDHKILAAKQALGEVTAALRERLHRWQQIELLTGFTVVNNPGLPSLASSLNLDLGFGGGRATPQHFLVSDDMDDLDEDIMPAVLQSPSMMSLRQRHMDPHLALSSQRLVEGSPPEGQQGEGASHPGPPRPRPAFRESRSHSFGHLESLCLPPLSSAVSHPAIICSSGASPHCSSSVALHPSHVYQPAFQPMDPIPDLAFSDVSKAHSPRSDSLGDLNRSDSDSSLSLSQAGDRLSAFGSKGLLMKPTSLLHGLPNGGARLHEGGAGEHLPDSPMLMMRAPTQVEGAAAEAHSPTESTRSHSSTEPETPSPTWAKGATRIPQLSAKKSPLEEDSGSTGEDTDSSAARKKHTFKIFKKQKK, encoded by the exons ATGGAGCTCAATAAAATGGTGACCCTGTGGATATTTTGCTTCTGTCTCATCGGAGGAATCCGCAGCAACAGGTCCAGTTCGCCCTCGGCGGTGGATACGACCGAAAATGGCATATCAG ATTTGTGTCGCATCGACGAGCCGCTGTGCCGAGATGAGAACCCCATCCTCAGCTTCGAGGCCATCCGCAGCATCCACAAGCAGATGGACGACGACAAGAACGGCAACGTGGACGTGGCGGAGACGGACGGG TTCCTGAGGGAGGATCTCAACTACCACGACCCCAAAGCCAAGCACAACAGCTTCCACGGGGACGACCAGTTCATCAGCGTGGAGGATCTGTGGAATACCTGGAAGGGCTCGGAAG TCTACAACTGGACGGTGGACGAGGTGGCGGAGTGGCTCATCAGCTACGTGGAGCTGCCGCAGTACGAGGAGGCCTTCCGCAAGATGAGCTTTAACGGCAGCGCCATGCCCAG GCTGGCCGTGAAGAACTCCACTCTGATGCACGTTATCCTCAAGATCCTGGACCGCAGCCACGTTCAAAAGCTGCAGCTCAAATCTCTGGACACCGTGCTGTTCGGAGCGCCCCTCA tgAAAAGGCACAACCACCTGAAGGACTTCATGCTAGTGGTGTCCATCGTCATCGGGATGGGCGGCTGCTGGTTCGCGTACATCCAGAACCGCTACTCCAAGGATCACATGAAGAAGATGATGAAAGACCTGGAGGGCCTGCAGAGGGCCGAGCAGAGTCTGCACGAcctgcaacaaaa GCTGCAGATCGCCCAGGAAGAGCACCGCTCGGTGGAGGTGGAGAAGGTCAACCTGGAGCAGAAGCTGCGGGACGAGATCAGCACGGCCAAGCAGGAAGCCCAGCGGCTCAGGGAGCTGCGCGAGGGCACCGAGAACGAACTCAGTCGACAGAAGTACGCCGAAGAGGAGCTGGAGCAG gTGCGCATGGCTCTGAAGAACGCCGAGAAGGAGCTGGAGTCACGGAGTGGCTGGTCCCCTCCGGAGCCGCTCCAAAAGTGGCTGCAGCTCACCCACGAGGTGGAGGTCCAGTACTACAACATCAAGAAACAGAACGCCGAACGGCAGCTGCTGGTGGCCAAAGAGGGG GCAGAGAAGATCAAGAAAAAGAGGAACACCCTTTTTGGAACTTTCCACGTGGCGCACAGCTCGTCCCTGGATGACGTGGACCATAAGATTTTGGCAGCAAA ACAAGCACTGGGCGAGGTGACGGCCGCCCTGCGCGAGCGTCTCCACCGCTGGCAGCAGATCGAGCTGCTCACCGGCTTCACCGTGGTCAACAACCCGGGCCTACCCTCGCTGGCGTCGTCCCTCAATCTGGACCTCGGCTTCGGGGGCGGACGGGCCACGCCACAGCACTTCTTGGTGTCGGACGACATGGACGACCTGGACGAGGACATCATGCCCGCCGTGCTGCAAT CTCCCAGCATGATGTCGCTGCGCCAGCGCCACATGGACCCCCACCTGGCTTTGAGCTCGCAGAGGTTGGTAGAGGGTTCCCCGCCGGAGGGTCAGCAGGGGGAGGGAGCCTCGCACCCGGGTCCCCCCCGTCCCCGGCCCGCCTTCCGAGAGTCCCGCAGTCATTCTTTTGGCCACCTGGAGAGTCTGTGCCTGCCCCCGCTGTCCTCCGCTGTGTCCCACCCCGCCATCATCTGTAGCTCTGGCGCCAGTCCGCATTGCTCCTCCTCCGTGGCCCTTCATCCCTCCCACGTTTATCAGCCTGCCTTCCAGCCCATGGACCCGATTCCCGACCTCGCTTTCTCCGACGTCTCCAAAGCGCACTCGCCGCGTAGCGACAGCTTGGG GGACCTGAATCGCTCGGACTCGGACTCGTCGCTGTCCCTGTCGCAAGCGGGCGACCGCCTTTCGGCGTTTGGCTCCAAAGGCCTCCTGATGAAGCCCACCTCCCTTCTGCACGGTCTGCCCAACGGCGGCGCCCGGCTCCACGAGGGCGGCGCCGGCGAGCACCTGCCCGACAGCCCCATGCTCATGATGAGAGCGCCGACGCAGGTGGAGGGGGCGGCGGCCGAGGCCCACAGCCCCACCGAGTCCACTCGCTCGCACAGCTCCACCGAGCCGGAGACGCCCTCGCCCACCTGGGCCAAGGGCGCCACCCGCATCCCGCAGCTGTCGGCCAAGAAGAGCCCGTTGGAGGAGGACAGCGGCTCCACAGGCGAGGACACGGATTCTTCGGCCGCGCGCAAGAAACACACCTTCAAGATCTTCAAGAAGCAGAAGAAATGA
- the stim1a gene encoding stromal interaction molecule 1a isoform X1, with the protein MELNKMVTLWIFCFCLIGGIRSNRSSSPSAVDTTENGISDLCRIDEPLCRDENPILSFEAIRSIHKQMDDDKNGNVDVAETDGFLREDLNYHDPKAKHNSFHGDDQFISVEDLWNTWKGSEVYNWTVDEVAEWLISYVELPQYEEAFRKMSFNGSAMPRLAVKNSTLMHVILKILDRSHVQKLQLKSLDTVLFGAPLMKRHNHLKDFMLVVSIVIGMGGCWFAYIQNRYSKDHMKKMMKDLEGLQRAEQSLHDLQQKLQIAQEEHRSVEVEKVNLEQKLRDEISTAKQEAQRLRELREGTENELSRQKYAEEELEQVRMALKNAEKELESRSGWSPPEPLQKWLQLTHEVEVQYYNIKKQNAERQLLVAKEGAEKIKKKRNTLFGTFHVAHSSSLDDVDHKILAAKQALGEVTAALRERLHRWQQIELLTGFTVVNNPGLPSLASSLNLDLGFGGGRATPQHFLVSDDMDDLDEDIMPAVLQYGARLLERRASDLWSVGSDCQPMWKNLAPSMMSLRQRHMDPHLALSSQRLVEGSPPEGQQGEGASHPGPPRPRPAFRESRSHSFGHLESLCLPPLSSAVSHPAIICSSGASPHCSSSVALHPSHVYQPAFQPMDPIPDLAFSDVSKAHSPRSDSLGDLNRSDSDSSLSLSQAGDRLSAFGSKGLLMKPTSLLHGLPNGGARLHEGGAGEHLPDSPMLMMRAPTQVEGAAAEAHSPTESTRSHSSTEPETPSPTWAKGATRIPQLSAKKSPLEEDSGSTGEDTDSSAARKKHTFKIFKKQKK; encoded by the exons ATGGAGCTCAATAAAATGGTGACCCTGTGGATATTTTGCTTCTGTCTCATCGGAGGAATCCGCAGCAACAGGTCCAGTTCGCCCTCGGCGGTGGATACGACCGAAAATGGCATATCAG ATTTGTGTCGCATCGACGAGCCGCTGTGCCGAGATGAGAACCCCATCCTCAGCTTCGAGGCCATCCGCAGCATCCACAAGCAGATGGACGACGACAAGAACGGCAACGTGGACGTGGCGGAGACGGACGGG TTCCTGAGGGAGGATCTCAACTACCACGACCCCAAAGCCAAGCACAACAGCTTCCACGGGGACGACCAGTTCATCAGCGTGGAGGATCTGTGGAATACCTGGAAGGGCTCGGAAG TCTACAACTGGACGGTGGACGAGGTGGCGGAGTGGCTCATCAGCTACGTGGAGCTGCCGCAGTACGAGGAGGCCTTCCGCAAGATGAGCTTTAACGGCAGCGCCATGCCCAG GCTGGCCGTGAAGAACTCCACTCTGATGCACGTTATCCTCAAGATCCTGGACCGCAGCCACGTTCAAAAGCTGCAGCTCAAATCTCTGGACACCGTGCTGTTCGGAGCGCCCCTCA tgAAAAGGCACAACCACCTGAAGGACTTCATGCTAGTGGTGTCCATCGTCATCGGGATGGGCGGCTGCTGGTTCGCGTACATCCAGAACCGCTACTCCAAGGATCACATGAAGAAGATGATGAAAGACCTGGAGGGCCTGCAGAGGGCCGAGCAGAGTCTGCACGAcctgcaacaaaa GCTGCAGATCGCCCAGGAAGAGCACCGCTCGGTGGAGGTGGAGAAGGTCAACCTGGAGCAGAAGCTGCGGGACGAGATCAGCACGGCCAAGCAGGAAGCCCAGCGGCTCAGGGAGCTGCGCGAGGGCACCGAGAACGAACTCAGTCGACAGAAGTACGCCGAAGAGGAGCTGGAGCAG gTGCGCATGGCTCTGAAGAACGCCGAGAAGGAGCTGGAGTCACGGAGTGGCTGGTCCCCTCCGGAGCCGCTCCAAAAGTGGCTGCAGCTCACCCACGAGGTGGAGGTCCAGTACTACAACATCAAGAAACAGAACGCCGAACGGCAGCTGCTGGTGGCCAAAGAGGGG GCAGAGAAGATCAAGAAAAAGAGGAACACCCTTTTTGGAACTTTCCACGTGGCGCACAGCTCGTCCCTGGATGACGTGGACCATAAGATTTTGGCAGCAAA ACAAGCACTGGGCGAGGTGACGGCCGCCCTGCGCGAGCGTCTCCACCGCTGGCAGCAGATCGAGCTGCTCACCGGCTTCACCGTGGTCAACAACCCGGGCCTACCCTCGCTGGCGTCGTCCCTCAATCTGGACCTCGGCTTCGGGGGCGGACGGGCCACGCCACAGCACTTCTTGGTGTCGGACGACATGGACGACCTGGACGAGGACATCATGCCCGCCGTGCTGCAAT ACGGCGCTCGGCTTTTGGAGCGGCGAGCCAGTGACCTGTGGTCCGTCGGCTCCGATTGTCAGCCCATGTGGAAAAATCTCG CTCCCAGCATGATGTCGCTGCGCCAGCGCCACATGGACCCCCACCTGGCTTTGAGCTCGCAGAGGTTGGTAGAGGGTTCCCCGCCGGAGGGTCAGCAGGGGGAGGGAGCCTCGCACCCGGGTCCCCCCCGTCCCCGGCCCGCCTTCCGAGAGTCCCGCAGTCATTCTTTTGGCCACCTGGAGAGTCTGTGCCTGCCCCCGCTGTCCTCCGCTGTGTCCCACCCCGCCATCATCTGTAGCTCTGGCGCCAGTCCGCATTGCTCCTCCTCCGTGGCCCTTCATCCCTCCCACGTTTATCAGCCTGCCTTCCAGCCCATGGACCCGATTCCCGACCTCGCTTTCTCCGACGTCTCCAAAGCGCACTCGCCGCGTAGCGACAGCTTGGG GGACCTGAATCGCTCGGACTCGGACTCGTCGCTGTCCCTGTCGCAAGCGGGCGACCGCCTTTCGGCGTTTGGCTCCAAAGGCCTCCTGATGAAGCCCACCTCCCTTCTGCACGGTCTGCCCAACGGCGGCGCCCGGCTCCACGAGGGCGGCGCCGGCGAGCACCTGCCCGACAGCCCCATGCTCATGATGAGAGCGCCGACGCAGGTGGAGGGGGCGGCGGCCGAGGCCCACAGCCCCACCGAGTCCACTCGCTCGCACAGCTCCACCGAGCCGGAGACGCCCTCGCCCACCTGGGCCAAGGGCGCCACCCGCATCCCGCAGCTGTCGGCCAAGAAGAGCCCGTTGGAGGAGGACAGCGGCTCCACAGGCGAGGACACGGATTCTTCGGCCGCGCGCAAGAAACACACCTTCAAGATCTTCAAGAAGCAGAAGAAATGA
- the stim1a gene encoding stromal interaction molecule 1a isoform X3 — MELNKMVTLWIFCFCLIGGIRSNRSSSPSAVDTTENGISDLCRIDEPLCRDENPILSFEAIRSIHKQMDDDKNGNVDVAETDGFLREDLNYHDPKAKHNSFHGDDQFISVEDLWNTWKGSEVYNWTVDEVAEWLISYVELPQYEEAFRKMSFNGSAMPRLAVKNSTLMHVILKILDRSHVQKLQLKSLDTVLFGAPLMKRHNHLKDFMLVVSIVIGMGGCWFAYIQNRYSKDHMKKMMKDLEGLQRAEQSLHDLQQKLQIAQEEHRSVEVEKVNLEQKLRDEISTAKQEAQRLRELREGTENELSRQKYAEEELEQVRMALKNAEKELESRSGWSPPEPLQKWLQLTHEVEVQYYNIKKQNAERQLLVAKEGAEKIKKKRNTLFGTFHVAHSSSLDDVDHKILAAKQALGEVTAALRERLHRWQQIELLTGFTVVNNPGLPSLASSLNLDLGFGGGRATPQHFLVSDDMDDLDEDIMPAVLQYGARLLERRASDLWSVGSDCQPMWKNLAPSMMSLRQRHMDPHLALSSQRDLNRSDSDSSLSLSQAGDRLSAFGSKGLLMKPTSLLHGLPNGGARLHEGGAGEHLPDSPMLMMRAPTQVEGAAAEAHSPTESTRSHSSTEPETPSPTWAKGATRIPQLSAKKSPLEEDSGSTGEDTDSSAARKKHTFKIFKKQKK, encoded by the exons ATGGAGCTCAATAAAATGGTGACCCTGTGGATATTTTGCTTCTGTCTCATCGGAGGAATCCGCAGCAACAGGTCCAGTTCGCCCTCGGCGGTGGATACGACCGAAAATGGCATATCAG ATTTGTGTCGCATCGACGAGCCGCTGTGCCGAGATGAGAACCCCATCCTCAGCTTCGAGGCCATCCGCAGCATCCACAAGCAGATGGACGACGACAAGAACGGCAACGTGGACGTGGCGGAGACGGACGGG TTCCTGAGGGAGGATCTCAACTACCACGACCCCAAAGCCAAGCACAACAGCTTCCACGGGGACGACCAGTTCATCAGCGTGGAGGATCTGTGGAATACCTGGAAGGGCTCGGAAG TCTACAACTGGACGGTGGACGAGGTGGCGGAGTGGCTCATCAGCTACGTGGAGCTGCCGCAGTACGAGGAGGCCTTCCGCAAGATGAGCTTTAACGGCAGCGCCATGCCCAG GCTGGCCGTGAAGAACTCCACTCTGATGCACGTTATCCTCAAGATCCTGGACCGCAGCCACGTTCAAAAGCTGCAGCTCAAATCTCTGGACACCGTGCTGTTCGGAGCGCCCCTCA tgAAAAGGCACAACCACCTGAAGGACTTCATGCTAGTGGTGTCCATCGTCATCGGGATGGGCGGCTGCTGGTTCGCGTACATCCAGAACCGCTACTCCAAGGATCACATGAAGAAGATGATGAAAGACCTGGAGGGCCTGCAGAGGGCCGAGCAGAGTCTGCACGAcctgcaacaaaa GCTGCAGATCGCCCAGGAAGAGCACCGCTCGGTGGAGGTGGAGAAGGTCAACCTGGAGCAGAAGCTGCGGGACGAGATCAGCACGGCCAAGCAGGAAGCCCAGCGGCTCAGGGAGCTGCGCGAGGGCACCGAGAACGAACTCAGTCGACAGAAGTACGCCGAAGAGGAGCTGGAGCAG gTGCGCATGGCTCTGAAGAACGCCGAGAAGGAGCTGGAGTCACGGAGTGGCTGGTCCCCTCCGGAGCCGCTCCAAAAGTGGCTGCAGCTCACCCACGAGGTGGAGGTCCAGTACTACAACATCAAGAAACAGAACGCCGAACGGCAGCTGCTGGTGGCCAAAGAGGGG GCAGAGAAGATCAAGAAAAAGAGGAACACCCTTTTTGGAACTTTCCACGTGGCGCACAGCTCGTCCCTGGATGACGTGGACCATAAGATTTTGGCAGCAAA ACAAGCACTGGGCGAGGTGACGGCCGCCCTGCGCGAGCGTCTCCACCGCTGGCAGCAGATCGAGCTGCTCACCGGCTTCACCGTGGTCAACAACCCGGGCCTACCCTCGCTGGCGTCGTCCCTCAATCTGGACCTCGGCTTCGGGGGCGGACGGGCCACGCCACAGCACTTCTTGGTGTCGGACGACATGGACGACCTGGACGAGGACATCATGCCCGCCGTGCTGCAAT ACGGCGCTCGGCTTTTGGAGCGGCGAGCCAGTGACCTGTGGTCCGTCGGCTCCGATTGTCAGCCCATGTGGAAAAATCTCG CTCCCAGCATGATGTCGCTGCGCCAGCGCCACATGGACCCCCACCTGGCTTTGAGCTCGCAGAG GGACCTGAATCGCTCGGACTCGGACTCGTCGCTGTCCCTGTCGCAAGCGGGCGACCGCCTTTCGGCGTTTGGCTCCAAAGGCCTCCTGATGAAGCCCACCTCCCTTCTGCACGGTCTGCCCAACGGCGGCGCCCGGCTCCACGAGGGCGGCGCCGGCGAGCACCTGCCCGACAGCCCCATGCTCATGATGAGAGCGCCGACGCAGGTGGAGGGGGCGGCGGCCGAGGCCCACAGCCCCACCGAGTCCACTCGCTCGCACAGCTCCACCGAGCCGGAGACGCCCTCGCCCACCTGGGCCAAGGGCGCCACCCGCATCCCGCAGCTGTCGGCCAAGAAGAGCCCGTTGGAGGAGGACAGCGGCTCCACAGGCGAGGACACGGATTCTTCGGCCGCGCGCAAGAAACACACCTTCAAGATCTTCAAGAAGCAGAAGAAATGA
- the stim1a gene encoding stromal interaction molecule 1a isoform X4 has translation MELNKMVTLWIFCFCLIGGIRSNRSSSPSAVDTTENGISDLCRIDEPLCRDENPILSFEAIRSIHKQMDDDKNGNVDVAETDGFLREDLNYHDPKAKHNSFHGDDQFISVEDLWNTWKGSEVYNWTVDEVAEWLISYVELPQYEEAFRKMSFNGSAMPRLAVKNSTLMHVILKILDRSHVQKLQLKSLDTVLFGAPLMKRHNHLKDFMLVVSIVIGMGGCWFAYIQNRYSKDHMKKMMKDLEGLQRAEQSLHDLQQKLQIAQEEHRSVEVEKVNLEQKLRDEISTAKQEAQRLRELREGTENELSRQKYAEEELEQVRMALKNAEKELESRSGWSPPEPLQKWLQLTHEVEVQYYNIKKQNAERQLLVAKEGAEKIKKKRNTLFGTFHVAHSSSLDDVDHKILAAKQALGEVTAALRERLHRWQQIELLTGFTVVNNPGLPSLASSLNLDLGFGGGRATPQHFLVSDDMDDLDEDIMPAVLQLDVWRNFPPSMMSLRQRHMDPHLALSSQRDLNRSDSDSSLSLSQAGDRLSAFGSKGLLMKPTSLLHGLPNGGARLHEGGAGEHLPDSPMLMMRAPTQVEGAAAEAHSPTESTRSHSSTEPETPSPTWAKGATRIPQLSAKKSPLEEDSGSTGEDTDSSAARKKHTFKIFKKQKK, from the exons ATGGAGCTCAATAAAATGGTGACCCTGTGGATATTTTGCTTCTGTCTCATCGGAGGAATCCGCAGCAACAGGTCCAGTTCGCCCTCGGCGGTGGATACGACCGAAAATGGCATATCAG ATTTGTGTCGCATCGACGAGCCGCTGTGCCGAGATGAGAACCCCATCCTCAGCTTCGAGGCCATCCGCAGCATCCACAAGCAGATGGACGACGACAAGAACGGCAACGTGGACGTGGCGGAGACGGACGGG TTCCTGAGGGAGGATCTCAACTACCACGACCCCAAAGCCAAGCACAACAGCTTCCACGGGGACGACCAGTTCATCAGCGTGGAGGATCTGTGGAATACCTGGAAGGGCTCGGAAG TCTACAACTGGACGGTGGACGAGGTGGCGGAGTGGCTCATCAGCTACGTGGAGCTGCCGCAGTACGAGGAGGCCTTCCGCAAGATGAGCTTTAACGGCAGCGCCATGCCCAG GCTGGCCGTGAAGAACTCCACTCTGATGCACGTTATCCTCAAGATCCTGGACCGCAGCCACGTTCAAAAGCTGCAGCTCAAATCTCTGGACACCGTGCTGTTCGGAGCGCCCCTCA tgAAAAGGCACAACCACCTGAAGGACTTCATGCTAGTGGTGTCCATCGTCATCGGGATGGGCGGCTGCTGGTTCGCGTACATCCAGAACCGCTACTCCAAGGATCACATGAAGAAGATGATGAAAGACCTGGAGGGCCTGCAGAGGGCCGAGCAGAGTCTGCACGAcctgcaacaaaa GCTGCAGATCGCCCAGGAAGAGCACCGCTCGGTGGAGGTGGAGAAGGTCAACCTGGAGCAGAAGCTGCGGGACGAGATCAGCACGGCCAAGCAGGAAGCCCAGCGGCTCAGGGAGCTGCGCGAGGGCACCGAGAACGAACTCAGTCGACAGAAGTACGCCGAAGAGGAGCTGGAGCAG gTGCGCATGGCTCTGAAGAACGCCGAGAAGGAGCTGGAGTCACGGAGTGGCTGGTCCCCTCCGGAGCCGCTCCAAAAGTGGCTGCAGCTCACCCACGAGGTGGAGGTCCAGTACTACAACATCAAGAAACAGAACGCCGAACGGCAGCTGCTGGTGGCCAAAGAGGGG GCAGAGAAGATCAAGAAAAAGAGGAACACCCTTTTTGGAACTTTCCACGTGGCGCACAGCTCGTCCCTGGATGACGTGGACCATAAGATTTTGGCAGCAAA ACAAGCACTGGGCGAGGTGACGGCCGCCCTGCGCGAGCGTCTCCACCGCTGGCAGCAGATCGAGCTGCTCACCGGCTTCACCGTGGTCAACAACCCGGGCCTACCCTCGCTGGCGTCGTCCCTCAATCTGGACCTCGGCTTCGGGGGCGGACGGGCCACGCCACAGCACTTCTTGGTGTCGGACGACATGGACGACCTGGACGAGGACATCATGCCCGCCGTGCTGCAAT TGGATGTTTGGAGGAATTTCC CTCCCAGCATGATGTCGCTGCGCCAGCGCCACATGGACCCCCACCTGGCTTTGAGCTCGCAGAG GGACCTGAATCGCTCGGACTCGGACTCGTCGCTGTCCCTGTCGCAAGCGGGCGACCGCCTTTCGGCGTTTGGCTCCAAAGGCCTCCTGATGAAGCCCACCTCCCTTCTGCACGGTCTGCCCAACGGCGGCGCCCGGCTCCACGAGGGCGGCGCCGGCGAGCACCTGCCCGACAGCCCCATGCTCATGATGAGAGCGCCGACGCAGGTGGAGGGGGCGGCGGCCGAGGCCCACAGCCCCACCGAGTCCACTCGCTCGCACAGCTCCACCGAGCCGGAGACGCCCTCGCCCACCTGGGCCAAGGGCGCCACCCGCATCCCGCAGCTGTCGGCCAAGAAGAGCCCGTTGGAGGAGGACAGCGGCTCCACAGGCGAGGACACGGATTCTTCGGCCGCGCGCAAGAAACACACCTTCAAGATCTTCAAGAAGCAGAAGAAATGA
- the stim1a gene encoding stromal interaction molecule 1a isoform X5, with the protein MELNKMVTLWIFCFCLIGGIRSNRSSSPSAVDTTENGISDLCRIDEPLCRDENPILSFEAIRSIHKQMDDDKNGNVDVAETDGFLREDLNYHDPKAKHNSFHGDDQFISVEDLWNTWKGSEVYNWTVDEVAEWLISYVELPQYEEAFRKMSFNGSAMPRLAVKNSTLMHVILKILDRSHVQKLQLKSLDTVLFGAPLMKRHNHLKDFMLVVSIVIGMGGCWFAYIQNRYSKDHMKKMMKDLEGLQRAEQSLHDLQQKLQIAQEEHRSVEVEKVNLEQKLRDEISTAKQEAQRLRELREGTENELSRQKYAEEELEQVRMALKNAEKELESRSGWSPPEPLQKWLQLTHEVEVQYYNIKKQNAERQLLVAKEGAEKIKKKRNTLFGTFHVAHSSSLDDVDHKILAAKQALGEVTAALRERLHRWQQIELLTGFTVVNNPGLPSLASSLNLDLGFGGGRATPQHFLVSDDMDDLDEDIMPAVLQSPSMMSLRQRHMDPHLALSSQRDLNRSDSDSSLSLSQAGDRLSAFGSKGLLMKPTSLLHGLPNGGARLHEGGAGEHLPDSPMLMMRAPTQVEGAAAEAHSPTESTRSHSSTEPETPSPTWAKGATRIPQLSAKKSPLEEDSGSTGEDTDSSAARKKHTFKIFKKQKK; encoded by the exons ATGGAGCTCAATAAAATGGTGACCCTGTGGATATTTTGCTTCTGTCTCATCGGAGGAATCCGCAGCAACAGGTCCAGTTCGCCCTCGGCGGTGGATACGACCGAAAATGGCATATCAG ATTTGTGTCGCATCGACGAGCCGCTGTGCCGAGATGAGAACCCCATCCTCAGCTTCGAGGCCATCCGCAGCATCCACAAGCAGATGGACGACGACAAGAACGGCAACGTGGACGTGGCGGAGACGGACGGG TTCCTGAGGGAGGATCTCAACTACCACGACCCCAAAGCCAAGCACAACAGCTTCCACGGGGACGACCAGTTCATCAGCGTGGAGGATCTGTGGAATACCTGGAAGGGCTCGGAAG TCTACAACTGGACGGTGGACGAGGTGGCGGAGTGGCTCATCAGCTACGTGGAGCTGCCGCAGTACGAGGAGGCCTTCCGCAAGATGAGCTTTAACGGCAGCGCCATGCCCAG GCTGGCCGTGAAGAACTCCACTCTGATGCACGTTATCCTCAAGATCCTGGACCGCAGCCACGTTCAAAAGCTGCAGCTCAAATCTCTGGACACCGTGCTGTTCGGAGCGCCCCTCA tgAAAAGGCACAACCACCTGAAGGACTTCATGCTAGTGGTGTCCATCGTCATCGGGATGGGCGGCTGCTGGTTCGCGTACATCCAGAACCGCTACTCCAAGGATCACATGAAGAAGATGATGAAAGACCTGGAGGGCCTGCAGAGGGCCGAGCAGAGTCTGCACGAcctgcaacaaaa GCTGCAGATCGCCCAGGAAGAGCACCGCTCGGTGGAGGTGGAGAAGGTCAACCTGGAGCAGAAGCTGCGGGACGAGATCAGCACGGCCAAGCAGGAAGCCCAGCGGCTCAGGGAGCTGCGCGAGGGCACCGAGAACGAACTCAGTCGACAGAAGTACGCCGAAGAGGAGCTGGAGCAG gTGCGCATGGCTCTGAAGAACGCCGAGAAGGAGCTGGAGTCACGGAGTGGCTGGTCCCCTCCGGAGCCGCTCCAAAAGTGGCTGCAGCTCACCCACGAGGTGGAGGTCCAGTACTACAACATCAAGAAACAGAACGCCGAACGGCAGCTGCTGGTGGCCAAAGAGGGG GCAGAGAAGATCAAGAAAAAGAGGAACACCCTTTTTGGAACTTTCCACGTGGCGCACAGCTCGTCCCTGGATGACGTGGACCATAAGATTTTGGCAGCAAA ACAAGCACTGGGCGAGGTGACGGCCGCCCTGCGCGAGCGTCTCCACCGCTGGCAGCAGATCGAGCTGCTCACCGGCTTCACCGTGGTCAACAACCCGGGCCTACCCTCGCTGGCGTCGTCCCTCAATCTGGACCTCGGCTTCGGGGGCGGACGGGCCACGCCACAGCACTTCTTGGTGTCGGACGACATGGACGACCTGGACGAGGACATCATGCCCGCCGTGCTGCAAT CTCCCAGCATGATGTCGCTGCGCCAGCGCCACATGGACCCCCACCTGGCTTTGAGCTCGCAGAG GGACCTGAATCGCTCGGACTCGGACTCGTCGCTGTCCCTGTCGCAAGCGGGCGACCGCCTTTCGGCGTTTGGCTCCAAAGGCCTCCTGATGAAGCCCACCTCCCTTCTGCACGGTCTGCCCAACGGCGGCGCCCGGCTCCACGAGGGCGGCGCCGGCGAGCACCTGCCCGACAGCCCCATGCTCATGATGAGAGCGCCGACGCAGGTGGAGGGGGCGGCGGCCGAGGCCCACAGCCCCACCGAGTCCACTCGCTCGCACAGCTCCACCGAGCCGGAGACGCCCTCGCCCACCTGGGCCAAGGGCGCCACCCGCATCCCGCAGCTGTCGGCCAAGAAGAGCCCGTTGGAGGAGGACAGCGGCTCCACAGGCGAGGACACGGATTCTTCGGCCGCGCGCAAGAAACACACCTTCAAGATCTTCAAGAAGCAGAAGAAATGA